The sequence TCATTCTGGTCGGCTTCTGCTTCGATAGGATAGATGATTTTCCACGAGGGTCGAGGCTTGTTTTTTGCTGTGTTGTCGATCACGATTTCGGTGGTCGGGTACGTCAGGCGGACTCGTTCGACATCGTTTTGCGCAAATCGCAAGAGATCCTTCCGGCGGAAGGTCATCAAGGATTTATTGATGAAGTCCTTTGGCGCGAGGGTCGTCAGCAACACGCGCCGATCCGATCCACGAAGGACGTACAGGGTATTGGAGAGGGGTCCGCTGTCGCCGATAGAAATTGTTTCCTGCTGCGTCCCCGCCGTGACAGTCAGGGTGGTGACCGGCTGTTCGAGTCCGAATGGTGCCAAGGTGGTGGTTTGCTCTTCGAGGGTCCGGGTAATGGTTCCTGTTACCAGCGCCCGAATCAGCGATTGCACTTCGCGATTGTCGGCGTCTGTTTGAAGCGGAGCCACGATCGACCATTTCCCCGGTGCGTCCAGCTTGAACCTGATCGGTCCTTGAGCGGAGGTGATCGAAAGCCCGGTAATCGCGGTCTCCGGGAACGGTAGAAGTTGCTTCTGCGCAGTCTCTTGTTTCTCTTCCTGTTCTTTGGTGGGAAGCTCCACGAGATAGAGATAGCCGCCTAGACCAGCGAGAATCAGTAGCATCAGGAGTGTAGGCCGGTAATGCATATCAGGATGGTGAAAATCGCCGCCAGCTGCGTTCTCGCATCGTTCGGACCCTCAACGTACTCCAGAGAGTACGCCTCGGCCCCGTACTTGCTGCGGCCTTGCTGGACAGCAATTTTGACCATCCTGCAAGAGATAGGTAAAGAAGGCCCATCATAATCGTCTGCGCTTTCTCCACACGATGATGCCGGTGAGCAATGTCAGGAGGGGAAGGAAGACAACCTGAATATAGATCAGCGCCCGTTCCTGGGTGGGGTTGGGTGTGAATGGCCGCAACGCAGGCTCTTTCGGTGCGATGGAGATCAAGTCTCGTTCCTCGGCCAGCCACCCCATCGTATGGAGAAAGAAGTCGCTGTTGCCGGGAAAATTAAAGAAGGCATTGGATACGAAGGTAGAGTTGCCGATGACTGCGATGGCCGGGCGAGGTTTGCCTTCTTCGGGGGCCTTCTTTGGTGACAATGCAGCGGCCATGGGGAGCGGTCCTTTCACATCTTCCTTTTCGCTTAAGCTCACGACGCGCCCTTGCATGTTGGTTTCGGCCCAACTGTTCGGCGAGGTGCGAGCCAGCGGCACGAAATCCCAGTCTTTCCCGACTTGTTCGTCGAAGGTCACATGCCGGGAGAGCGGTAACAATACGGCGGACGTGAGGTCCTGCGTAATCTCATGCTCGGTAAACGTTCTGACCAACAATGCGGTGAGATCGCCTTGGGCCAACCGATCCTGCAGATCCACTAATACGCCTGAGCCCAGACCGAGACCCCAATGGGCAAGTAATGATTCCAAGCCGGTCTGGGTATCGGGATCGGCCAACACCAAGAGGTGGCCACCTTTCTCCACGTATACCCGAATACGGTCCTGCTCGTCTTTCGTCACGGAGCGGCGTGGACCGGCTAGCACCAACACCGATGTGTTGTCGGGCACGGCGGACTCCTTGAGGAGTGAAAGAGTGCCGACGTCGTATCCCTGTCGAATCAGGGCTTCTTTGGCGATCGAAAGACCGTTGCGTTCCTTGTCCTCGACATTCAATTCGCTGTGGCCTTCGAGAAAGACGAGCCGTTTTTTGGAATCCTTGGAGATACGAATCAAGGCACCGGTCAACTCGACCTCAGACGGTGATGTGACACGGATGGTCTGTCCATCGCTCTCAAAAATAGCCGTATCGGTTCGGAAGATCCCGTAGTTCTGGGCTATCTTGGGCTGTTTCTCGGGATCAATGAACTCCACGCTGAGCTTGCCCGAAGCTTGTCGATAACTCTCCAGTCGTTCTTTAAATGCTTGATAGCCAGGATCCTTTTCCCGAGTGAACACAGTGATTTTGACGTCGCGCGGCAACGTTCTGAGGACGCGATAGGTTTGCGGCGCAAGCGTGAAATTCTGATTCTCCGAGAGATCCCACCGCACGGAGTGGCGGGACGCGAGAAAGTTCACGATGATCAGAATGCCCGAAAAGAGTAGGATCATCAGGACGCTGTTCAATCCCATCTTGGTGGAGCGTCGACCGGAGAACGCCTTCACGGTCTCGAAATGCAAGACGAAGAAGAGCACCAAAGAGATGAGCGCTGCCCCCTCTGCAATGGTGACACCCCACAGCCAGTCCGGTCGAAGGCTGTACACAATCATGCCGCCGATTGCGAGTACGACTCCGATCAGACCGAGCGGAAGAGATTTGAGGTTCATTTCCAGCGTGTCGATTCCACAATGCGATGTGTAAGAAACAGCATGAGTACGAGTCCGCTTCCGAAGTACACGAGATCGCTCGTGTCGATCAATCCTCGAACCAATCGGTCGTAGTGCTCCATGTAGGACACATAAGAGATAATCCGGCCTGCCGCGGTGTCACCGAGGAGACTGCCCAATCCGGCGATCAACCACATGGACAACAGTGTGCCGAAGCTCACAAAGGCGGCGACAATCTGATTTTCCGTCAGCGCCGATGCACATACTCCGACGGAGAGAAACAGCGCTCCCAGCAGCACCATTCCCAGGTACCCGGTCCAGATTGGATTCCAATCAAAGTCGCTGAACAGCATCAATACGGTCGGGACCAGCACCGTGAACCCCAAGAGACCGAGATAAATCAGCAGCACACTCACGAATTTGCCGATGATAATGTCATTGATCCTGATGGGGGACGTCAGCAGGAACTCAAATGTTCGCAATTTGCGCTCTTCTGCGAACAGGCGCATGGTCAGGATAGGCAAGATGATCAGGAGCACGATCCGCACACTAGCAAAAAGATTACGGAAGACCAGGTCGTTCAGGTTGATTTGAGCCACCCCTCCTTGCATTTGCATCAGCTGGATGGCTTGCGCTCCGGCAAATCCGACATAGAGGTAGGAGAGTAGTCCGAAGATAAGCAGAAAGACCGCTCCGACCACGTAGACAATGGGAGAGACGAAGTACCCGCGGAGTTCTTTGGCGATGACAGCTTGAACAGGAGACATACGATTCCTACGCGTCCGTTCGTTCAGCAGGGGCGCTGACCATGGCCTCCACCGGCTCCGCGAGATGATCCTCATGGCGTGTGAGCTGAAGGAACACGTCTTCCAATGTCATGGATATCGTACGGAGTTCGAGCAAACCCCAGTGGGACGACACAACCAGACGCGCGATCTCATCGCGCAGATCCCGACCCAGCTCACATTCGAGAAGAAAGGTCCTTCCTGCCTGCCCTGGCAGAACATTGAGAATGCCTGGGATCGCCCGAAGTTTCATCTCGCAGTCCGAAGGGACGGCCTTGAGGGTGATGGACACCTTCTCTGATTGACGTAAGCGAGCCGACAATTGTTCCGGTGTGTCTTCCGCAACGATACGACCCTTGTTGATAATGACCACCCGCTGGCAGACCGCGGTGGCCTCCGGGAGGATGTGCGTACTGAGGATCACCGAATGGGATCCGGCCAGGCTCTTGATGAGCTCTCGGATCTCAATGATCTGCTTTGGGTCGAGTCCGACCGTCGGTTCATCGAGAATGAGGATCGGAGGATCGTGCAGTAGGGCTTGCGCCAGTCCGACGCGCTGGCGATACCCACGGGAGAGGTTTCCGATCAGCCGATGACGGACCGAACCCAGCTCAAGTTTTCCGATGGTTTGGTCGAGCGCTGCCGTGAGCTTTTGTCCCGTCATGCCTCGGAGTCGGCCGACGAACGTCAGATACTCGGTGACGGTCAGTTCCTGATACACCGGCGGAGTTTCCGGCAGATAGCCGATTTGCCGCTTCACGTCCAATGGCTGATCGGTGCAATCAAATCCCGCTACGCGGGCCTGGCCTTCAGTCGCCGGCATGAAGCACGTGAGGATCCGCATCGTGGTCGTTTTGCCCGCGCCGTTAGGGCCAAGGAATGCCAACACCTCTCCTTTGGCCACCGAGAAGGTGACGCGATCAATAGCCGTATGATGGCCGTACCGCTTTGTAATGTTTTGAACGTCGATCACGAAAGTGATTATCGGTGCGAACAACTGAGGTGACTGAAGTGGTCTCGCTCTCGAAAC is a genomic window of Candidatus Nitrospira kreftii containing:
- a CDS encoding hypothetical protein (conserved membrane protein of unknown function), with the translated sequence MNLKSLPLGLIGVVLAIGGMIVYSLRPDWLWGVTIAEGAALISLVLFFVLHFETVKAFSGRRSTKMGLNSVLMILLFSGILIIVNFLASRHSVRWDLSENQNFTLAPQTYRVLRTLPRDVKITVFTREKDPGYQAFKERLESYRQASGKLSVEFIDPEKQPKIAQNYGIFRTDTAIFESDGQTIRVTSPSEVELTGALIRISKDSKKRLVFLEGHSELNVEDKERNGLSIAKEALIRQGYDVGTLSLLKESAVPDNTSVLVLAGPRRSVTKDEQDRIRVYVEKGGHLLVLADPDTQTGLESLLAHWGLGLGSGVLVDLQDRLAQGDLTALLVRTFTEHEITQDLTSAVLLPLSRHVTFDEQVGKDWDFVPLARTSPNSWAETNMQGRVVSLSEKEDVKGPLPMAAALSPKKAPEEGKPRPAIAVIGNSTFVSNAFFNFPGNSDFFLHTMGWLAEERDLISIAPKEPALRPFTPNPTQERALIYIQVVFLPLLTLLTGIIVWRKRRRL
- a CDS encoding hypothetical protein (conserved membrane protein of unknown function), yielding MSPVQAVIAKELRGYFVSPIVYVVGAVFLLIFGLLSYLYVGFAGAQAIQLMQMQGGVAQINLNDLVFRNLFASVRIVLLIILPILTMRLFAEERKLRTFEFLLTSPIRINDIIIGKFVSVLLIYLGLLGFTVLVPTVLMLFSDFDWNPIWTGYLGMVLLGALFLSVGVCASALTENQIVAAFVSFGTLLSMWLIAGLGSLLGDTAAGRIISYVSYMEHYDRLVRGLIDTSDLVYFGSGLVLMLFLTHRIVESTRWK
- a CDS encoding ABC-type transport system, ATPase component (Modular protein), giving the protein MIDVQNITKRYGHHTAIDRVTFSVAKGEVLAFLGPNGAGKTTTMRILTCFMPATEGQARVAGFDCTDQPLDVKRQIGYLPETPPVYQELTVTEYLTFVGRLRGMTGQKLTAALDQTIGKLELGSVRHRLIGNLSRGYRQRVGLAQALLHDPPILILDEPTVGLDPKQIIEIRELIKSLAGSHSVILSTHILPEATAVCQRVVIINKGRIVAEDTPEQLSARLRQSEKVSITLKAVPSDCEMKLRAIPGILNVLPGQAGRTFLLECELGRDLRDEIARLVVSSHWGLLELRTISMTLEDVFLQLTRHEDHLAEPVEAMVSAPAERTDA